One genomic window of Misgurnus anguillicaudatus chromosome 12, ASM2758022v2, whole genome shotgun sequence includes the following:
- the LOC141369214 gene encoding uncharacterized protein — protein MLPLTTTNHDNELRKSAFCGLTTSTVPTPDLQQYSTYTDLLKAYIQHDNTPTADDYKGAELAALRKIQTDSFAEELSCLRANKPLPKHSRLLCLAPEFDDVIELIRVGGRLRQYSQLEEDAIHPIVLDSRHPITKLIIKEYDNQLHHPGPDRVFAELRRKYWVLRGRAAVKSRQRQCTECQRWRGQPHPPKMADLPQARLRIHQPVFYSTGVDCFGPYTIKVGRRNEKRWGIIFKCMTSRAVHIDILTSMDTDSFLMALRRFIARRGKPFELLADQGTNFRGGERELRESFMALHPELQAHLASQQIRFLFNPPSAPHFGGCWEREIRSLKAALQVTLGAQTVSEEVLRTVLIEIEGILNSKPIAYTSSDIADPDQVTPNLLLMGRRDASLPQVTYHDSELLSRRRWKHSQLLADHFWRHFIRHYLPNLQIRQKWKTGGTDLQIGDTVMIIDQQLPRALWPVGKVVQVHPGTDKRIRSAEIQVKDKTYTRPVAKLVCLPPLHD, from the coding sequence ATGCTGCCGCTAACCACCACTAATCATGACAACGAACTGAGAAAGTCAGCCTTTTGTGGTTTAACAACTTCCACTGTGCCTACACCAGACCTGCAGCAGTACTCAACCTATACAGATTTGCTGAAAGCCTATATTCAACATGACAATACACCAACAGCAGATGACTATAAAGGAGCAGAGCTGGCAGCTCTTCGTAAGATTCAAACTGACTCCTTCGCAGAGGAACTGTCATGCTTAAGAGCAAACAAACCCTTGCCAAAACATAGTCGATTGTTATGCTTAGCTCCTGAATTCGATGATGTCATAGAACTTATACGTGTTGGTGGCCGCCTCCGTCAATACAGCCAACTGGAAGAAGATGCCATTCATCCTATCGTCCTTGACTCACGCCACCCAATTACCAAACTAATAATCAAAGAATATGACAATCAATTGCATCACCCAGGGCCAGACAGGGTGTTTGCTGAGCTTCGAAGAAAGTACTGGGTGTTACGGGGACGAGCAGCAGTCAAAAGTCGTCAACGGCAATGCACAGAGTGTCAAAGATGGCGGGGACAACCACACCCTCCCAAAATGGCAGATCTTCCTCAGGCCAGATTAAGGATCCATCAACCAGTATTTTATTCCACGGGTGTAGACTGTTTCGGACCTTACACTATAAAAGTGGGACGTAGGAATGAAAAGAGATGGGgaatcatttttaaatgcatgacCTCACGGGCAGTCCATATTGATATACTTACCAGTATGGATACAGATTCCTTCTTGATGGCCCTACGGAGATTCATAGCCAGACGCGGCAAACCCTTTGAGCTCTTGGCAGACCAGGGTACCAATTTCAGAGGAGGAGAAAGAGAACTAAGAGAATCGTTTATGGCTCTTCATCCTGAGTTACAAGCTCACCTCGCCAGCCAGCAGATAAGATTTCTCTTTAACCCACCCAGTGCACCTCACTTCGGAGGATGCTGGGAGAGAGAAATACGTTCTCTAAAGGCAGCGCTTCAAGTCACACTTGGTGCCCAGACGGTCAGTGAAGAAGTACTGAGAACAGTCCTTATAGAAATAGAAGGTATTCTCAACTCCAAACCTATTGCCTACACCTCTTCTGACATTGCGGATCCAGACCAAGTAACTCCAAACCTCTTGTTGATGGGGCGGCGGGATGCCTCATTACCTCAAGTCACATACCATGATTCTGAACTCTTGAGCCGTAGAAGATGGAAGCACAGTCAACTCCTCGCTGATCACTTTTGGAGACACTTTATTCGTCACTACCTACCAAACCTTCAGATTAGGCAGAAATGGAAAACAGGAGGAACTGATCTGCAGATTGGAGATACCGTTATGATCATAGACCAGCAATTGCCACGTGCTTTGTGGCCGGTGGGAAAAGTTGTTCAGGTACATCCTGGAACTGATAAGAGAATTAGATCGGCAGAAATACAGGTGAAAGACAAAACTTACACCCGACCTGTAGCCAAGTTAGTATGTCTGCCCCCTCTCCATGATTAA
- the kcnj15 gene encoding ATP-sensitive inward rectifier potassium channel 15 isoform X2, with amino-acid sequence MSGIIMTDQIRRVASKDGHNNVKIDNVEGMIKLFLHDIWTTVVDMKWRYKITLFASTFVMTWFLFGVVFYLIGLRNGDFDADQSSNHTACVMNVETLTGAYLFSLETQTTIGYGFRHVSEECPLAIFALVVQLVFTGLAEIFVTGAFLAKLARPKKRAETIKFSQSAVVCKREGVWCLMVRVANMRNSLLIQCQLSGKLLSPYVTQEGEKTLIHQASLDFHLDCSDECPFLLMPLTFCHLLDDKSPLAGLTAADLPTREFELLVTLNGTMESTAATCQSRTSYVPQEILWGYEFKPVLFNTPGGKLAADFNFFDKVQMCDEPLAVQNNSEKLQLEEKYRQE; translated from the exons A TGTCAGGAATCATCATGACGGATCAAATACGCAGAGTGGCATCCAAAGACGGCCATAATAACGTCAAGATTGACAATGTGGAGGGCATGATAAAGCTCTTCTTACACGACATCTGGACCACGGTGGTGGACATGAAATGGCGCTATAAGATCACTCTGTTCGCCTCCACCTTTGTAATGACCTGGTTCCTGTTCGGAGTCGTTTTTTATCTTATTGGTCTGAGGAACGGCGACTTTGATGCGGACCAGTCATCCAATCACACGGCATGTGTGATGAACGTGGAAACACTGACGGGAGCATATTTGTTTTCTCTGGAGACCCAGACCACCATTGGCTATGGGTTTCGTCACGTATCTGAGGAATGCCCGCTCGCCATATTCGCGCTGGTAGTTCAGCTGGTCTTCACGGGCCTGGCGGAGATCTTTGTGACCGGAGCCTTTCTGGCCAAGCTGGCGAGGCCTAAGAAGCGTGCGGAAACCATTAAATTCAGCCAGTCGGCAGTGGTGTGCAAGCGCGAGGGCGTCTGGTGTTTGATGGTGCGAGTGGCCAACATGAGAAACAGCCTGCTGATTCAGTGTCAGCTCTCGGGCAAATTACTGTCGCCCTACGTTACCCAAGAGGGCGAGAAGACCCTCATCCACCAGGCCAGCTTAGACTTTCATCTGGACTGCAGTGACGAATGTCCGTTCCTTCTCATGCCCCTGACCTTCTGCCACCTCCTGGACGACAAAAGCCCACTGGCCGGTCTCACAGCCGCCGACCTACCGACCCGAGAGTTTGAGTTGCTGGTCACTCTAAACGGTACGATGGAGTCGACCGCGGCCACCTGTCAGAGCCGAACGTCTTACGTGCCGCAGGAGATCCTGTGGGGTTATGAGTTCAAACCTGTGCTTTTCAACACGCCTGGGGGGAAGCTGGCTGCCGACTTTAACTTCTTTGATAAAGTGCAGATGTGCGACGAGCCATTGGCTGTCCAAAACAACTCTGAGAAACTTCAGCTGGAGGAGAAATATAGACAAGAGTGA